From a region of the Pan paniscus chromosome 19, NHGRI_mPanPan1-v2.0_pri, whole genome shotgun sequence genome:
- the LOC134729445 gene encoding uncharacterized protein FAM215A produces MVSLWVEGTFPPPGFGLAHVACSGHGMKQKRKPASSEPTPEDALGGSAVPVRFHLHPEGLLWCSRCFFSHGPKGSEPPGRSAGLQGATERSGRPSVQAQAQACENLVPATVWDG; encoded by the coding sequence ATGGTTTCGTTGTGGGTGGAGGGTACTTTCCCGCCCCCTGGTTTCGGGCTTGCCCACGTGGCTTGCTCTGGCCATGGAATGAAGCAGAAACGAAAGCCTGCCAGTTCTGAGCCCACGCCGGAAGACGCCTTGGGCGGTTCCGCGGTCCCTGTGCGCTTCCACCTTCACCCAGAAGGACTTCTCTGGTGCAGCCGCTGCTTCTTCAGCCACGGCCCAAAAGGATCGGAGCCCCCTGGCCGATCCGCAGGTCTGCAGGGAGCCACAGAGCGCAGCGGCCGGCCCAGCGTTCAAGCCCAAGCACAGGCCTGCGAGAACCTTGTTCCAGCCACCGTTTGGGATGGTTGA